TACTTGTTGAGGCGTTATACACACAAACAATCCTCTTCAACTATCCTTAATGGCTCGGAAGTGATCTGAGAGGACTTAAATGTTGCCGAGGCTGATGCAAGTAGTTGAAGACTCACGTATATTCTTCTTTAATGCAATCTCATCCTTTTTTCTAATTCAAGTATCAAACCAATGGAGAACAAAGGAGCATAACTGAATACTTTTCGATGCCTCCTCTACTATGTTTATGTGCAAGAAGCAACTCTTTCCTCTGGTTTGATATTGGGTATCATTTGTGATAAATCCTCGGACATATATATTCGTGTATTATCTTTGAACACAAAAGTGTCATCTTGATCTGTCTCATCTGTTGCTGTTTCGCTAACATGTAGATATCCAGGCACAGGTGAATACgacaagtattttgaagagggGGTGTACAATTGTGCAGGATGCGGGACTCCTCTTTACCGGTCTACAACTAAATTTAACTCCGGCTGCAGTTGGCCTGCTTTCTATGAGGGCCTCCCTGGAGCTATAACCAGCACTgtgagtctctctctttttgtcaattaaacgTGTGGTCACAGGTAAAGTTCTCATTGAAGTCGATTTCTATTACGACTTGCTATAGATGACATCTTCCACTTTGTGTTTGTTTAGCTTTCTAAACTATGAAAATGAcaagaaatgcaaaatgaatcggCAATGTTCTGCTTCAAATCATTGATGGGCTTGCCTTGCTTTTTTATCTCAGCTGGATCCAGATGGGATGAGGACGGAAATCACTTGCGCTGCATGTGGCGGCCATCTGGGTCACGTGTTCAAGGGTGAAGGGTTCCTGACACCGACTGATGAGCGGCATTGCGTCAATAGTATTTCACTCAAGTTCGTTCCTGCCAACTCTAATCCTTCCCAGTAAACTTCTGCAGCTAGATTGATCAGTCAAGATCACCGGATGCGACCTTCAATTGCTGCTGTTATCCAAGATTGTTTGCTTCCGATTTCCGTACAATGTACAATAAGCCCTTCCCATAAATCTTCCCGATCTGGATCGAACTCGGATATTTTGCTACCGTCTCTTGAGTAAATAAAAGTCGAAATCCTTTTCTTGTTATCCATCTCGCAGATGTTTCTTGCCAAGCTGTTCTAATGTGGCATGTTGAAAAAGGCTGCTCAATGTTAAACCAGACATGACTTTGCTCTCCGGTGATTTTTGTTGGCTTTGATGCCACCTCACTGGTGGAAGGTAATAGGAATCAAAATGTGCCACAGTGAAATCTTAATCATGCACGAAGTGCAAGGTAaagaaaaaatctcaattttatatattcaatgGGCAAGCTCCATTACAACATGCATAAACATAAGCAAAAAAGACATAACCTAGAAAACTCGAAAAGTAGGCATAACAATTAAATGCAAAATAGTATCATCTATAAtactaaataatatataaaattctatggataaagaagtaaaacaaaattaaaCCGTATCCACAACTAAGATGGCATACAAAAAAAAGCAATGATATATTCCATATCAAATTCCGATGAACCCACACCAAAATTTTTAGATATAGAATTCTTTATCATAACTTCCCTTAACTAAATGGATACGAagggaaaatcataaatacaAAGAAATCCCTATGTTATGTCTTCTTTTAATCTGCACACACGCGGAGGTTGACAAACTTCCTGATTTGGAGTCTTGGCCGCGAGCTGACTGCTCGGCATTTCCAAATTTGCTGCTCAATTGCCGGAACGAGAGAGTGGGTGGACGCGGAGGTTGGCCAACACGTCTCCTGCtcgtttcttcttcctcaaacttTTGAGGACTTCTCAAATCCAATGTCAGTATGTAATAGGacataaaaaattgttaaacaacaactaatttttattttttatttttggctaaaaacatTGACTAGTCAAACAACAACTAGTACTATGAATCAATATGGCAAAAGAGCTCCTCCTTGGTGGCTGAACATACGGACTGCGACTACTAACATCTTCTGCTCGAGCTTTTGAATAAGACCCCATAAGTAAGCTGGAAAGAGCATTATCAACAACGGCAAATACAGGAGAACAAAGGAAAGACCTCGGAACAACAGCAACGCAAGGAAAGCTaacaagagaaaggaaaagaccttgagaaagaaaaagatgcgGCTGCCACAAGCAGTACTAAAGACCGGCAGATGAAAAATAATTGGAACGgacaaaaagcaataaaaaagaagcgtgaaaatgatgaaaaagataGTGAAGGGGTGGGTATCAAATGGAGAATCCGGTGCCTGATGTTTCAGGACAACGAACTTAACTAGAATTGGAACAATGAATGTGACAACGCTGTGGATATTGTCTCGATGATTCGGCGAGAAATTTGGCATTTTTGAATGCGGGAACAGATGAGGGAgaaacaaaggaagagagaCAAAGCTGTAAGAGCAGGGCGAATGTGCAAAAGACGTGCAAAAGACGTGCGGAGTGCCGATCATGGCCGCGAGCGCACTGCTCGGCATTTCCAAATCTGCTGCTCAGTTGCCGGAACGAGAGAGTGGGTGGACGCGGAGGTTGGCCAACGCGTCTCTGCtcgtttcttcttcctcaaaccTTTTGAGGA
This Eucalyptus grandis isolate ANBG69807.140 chromosome 7, ASM1654582v1, whole genome shotgun sequence DNA region includes the following protein-coding sequences:
- the LOC104452996 gene encoding peptide methionine sulfoxide reductase B5, whose amino-acid sequence is MSDNCRRFALAPIKRQEGQLKAKKILQRASSTECAEGENDLLGNSEGRSAGEEWQAVLSPEQCHILRQKGTEYPGTGEYDKYFEEGVYNCAGCGTPLYRSTTKFNSGCSWPAFYEGLPGAITSTLDPDGMRTEITCAACGGHLGHVFKGEGFLTPTDERHCVNSISLKFVPANSNPSQ